A region of the Legionella sp. PATHC035 genome:
GTTCACTCACTGCAATCTTTTTAGAAGTTTGTTTATTGCAGCGAAGATTTCTGAGTCTGATTTTTCTGTCGCTTCAGGAATAAAACAGCTCAATTTATTTAAAGCAACTATTAATCAAACCACGTTTAAGGGATTGGACTTCGCACCCGCTGTTTTACAGAAAACCCAATTAAATGGGGTTGATTTTTCCGATTGTCACCTCAATCAATGCAATTTGAGTCAGTCCCAAATAAGTCATTGTCTTTTTGTTGCTGCCGATTTAACTCAGTCTTTGATTGAAGAGTCCGACATTCAGAATTCTTCATTCACTAAGGCGGTACTCAATTACGCTCGCTTCAATAACAGCCATTTAACGGCTTGCGACTTCTCTGAATCAAAATTAAACCTTGCTTCTTTACACCAGATCACTGAAGAGCAGGTCAATTGGGCGTATGCAGAACGCGATACGGTATTGAAAACAAATCCCGAATTATTGGAAGCAGAACAGTGGTCATAGAAATAAAAGGAGTCCATCATGCTTGAACCTGAATTAACAATTACTGGCACTCAGGGTGAATTAGTGAAAGGGAAAATTAAATTTTTTTCAGACGATGAATATCATATCCTGATTCAAGGTCATTTAGTGAATGCTCAACCTGCATTTTCATGCGTTATCACCCCTATAGTTGATGATGAAGTGTTGTTGTTCAAAGAGGCAAATAACTATTATATTTTGTCGATTATCCATCGTCCAAAACCCGCTCCTGTGACCATGAAACTAGGGGAGCACGTGAGTCTTATTGGCGAGCATCATGATTTGAAATTGAATGCGCCTCATATTCATCTGGTTGCTCAAGAAAGCATAAATTTAAGTTCGTCCACCCAAAATATTGATTGCAACCAAGGGGCATTCTCAATAAAAAATGCTTCATTTAACGGGGATGTACTTAACTTTTCCTATCAATCATTAAACCTGATGTGTCAGTACATTCAAACGATTAGTGACACAATTAATACGCAAGCAATACGTCTCTATCAGCAAATCAATGAACTCGAGCATCAATTAGTAGGTCACTTACGAAGTATTGTACAACACAGCTATCGGATTGATTGTGAGGAAATGGAAATTTATGCTCAGGGTGATGCAAAGATTGCGGCGAAACAAGTTCAGTTAGGATAAATAAAATGACAATGGCGTGTATGATAGGTGGCGAGGTGATGACTCCGGGCCCCATTGATGTATGCAAAATGCCCCCGCGCGGAACGCCTAACCCGTTTATGAATATTGGTACCTGGCTGATGTGTGTTGATTTCGTGCCCACGGTTTTAATCAACGCATCCCCAAGCTGTAATACAGGAACTATTATTCCTGAGTCGAATGGAGATCAAGCGGGGACCATGGGAGGCGTTCTTTCAGGAACATTTATGGCTTTAGTGACCCCATTAACGGGTGCCTTTAATGTACTTTTAGATGGCTTACCCGCAAATAATCTAGGGATGACGGACACTTTTTCAAATGATACAAACACCATGGGCATTTATTCAGTGCCCTCACAAACAGACGTTATTGCGCTGTAAATAGGGGGCCTGGGTTGGGCGTAAGCCGTACCTCGCTGGGTTATTAACAGGATTAAAGTTCAACCAGCCGCTTGCCCTGAGCTTAGCCCGCCTTTGATTAATCTCACTACGGTCTGATTGCTTTATAAGTGAGGTTTAATTTGGTCATATACGGAAGCTTCTATCCCAATATGGAAAAAGCCGTCGAAAGCATGTAAGGGTACGTCCATTACTTGCGCAAAAGTATGATAGATAGAATTACTATTAATAGTGGCAGATAAAGGAATAGTGAATCCAGCGAATGGATAATCAAGATCCAAGTCGTTAATTGCCTTCACCGCGTTTATTGCGCGTAACCAATGGTGCACACAATCCTCTTTTTGATACATGGTGAAGTAGGCATGAATAGGCAGTGCAAAAGAACTGAGTGGTAAACCATGTTGATGCGCGAACCGGGGATCATAAGTAAGGCCAAATGCCCTTAAACTATGGTCTCTGCGGTAGCCAATAGGGACAATGCATCCAGTACTTCGTGACATAGCAAGGCCATGCAATTGGGCGATTACCGTATTTCGCTCCAGATCTCTTAAAATCCAAAAGTCATGCACAAAACGATTCAAATAAGGAATGGGTAAACGAAACATAGCCGCTTGAATGCAATAGGTCATAAAAATCTCCCGTTCGGTCCTGTCCCTGATTGAATTTCCTAATCTTTTTTTTCGTTATCCCTCATATATTGAGTATAGGAGCTATTTCGTATTGGGTAACAGTCCTGTTTTGTGAAGTATGAACTTAAGAAAGCGTTAAGGATTAATGTGCTAAAATTGTACAATCCAACCAATATTAGATAATTGAAATGGCAAGTCCTCTGTCCAGGCTATCTGGATTCAATAAAGATGTGCGTTTACGATTGAAGAACGCAATACGTAGCATTCTAAGCTTAGATGAAGAATATATCAGCTACGATTGCTATAACGCATTTGATATTTTAAAAAAGGCTGTCTGGCAAGCAGAAATTGTTAGCCGGCGTACTGATATAAAACATTCTGTTTTAGATTTTCTCACCGACGACGACTTATTTAGAGTAATTGCGGAATTTGAAAAATCACTTCCCAAGGTTTTGGCAGAGATCGAAGAAATGAAGGCGAAGGTGGTGGCTCTTAAGCCGCTAGAACAACAAAATCAAGAAATAAAAAATAGGAAGACAGAGGCCGATCGAACAATTGATAGTAAGCAAAGAATATTGGATAAGACCCCCATTCCTAAGGAACCTGGAGGCTGGAGTAAGTTTATTGCCGATAAGAGCCCTGGACCATTTAAGAGTCTATTCTTATTACTTGTACCCCAAAAATCAATCGAGGCGGCGCAAAAACTATGTGATGACTATGAATTGGCATCGCAGACTCGGGAAAGATTAGTTGTTGAAATCGAAACCTTAAGAAGGGAGAATACAACGTTAAAGACTGATTTGGATTCAAAAGACGAGCAAATTAAGGGGCTCAAATCGACGCAACAATTTCTTAATCAATCCGAAAAAAACCTAACAACTTTGCAAGAAAATCTTAAGGTACTCAAAGAAAATGCTGCTATTCTAATACCTTCTGAACAACAAGAGCATATGGCTCAAACTCTAGCGCAGAAACAAAATGAGGAGGACGATGATTTGCAGTTTTCCATGGAGATGTAACTCATTGGTCACAAGCCAATGAGAACCCTGAGATTAAACTTGTGACGTTTTCGTTGGGTCGATTAACTGCAAAACAGGACTTGCTTTCAGGATAACAGTTAAAACAACCCCATTATTAACATAAGCTATGCCTTGCCCCTAAATCTACTGATGGAATACTTGTATGGTGTTGTTTTTTCGTATTGAACAGCCCATGAGACCTTAATGATGCGCTAACCTCAATATTTTGATTCACCTCAGTGTGGCCTTCAATTGCTATACGATGATCAACGGGTAAGCGGTGATTATTTTCTGCGTTGTTATTATCCTCTCCTGGATTGCTGATAATCTCAATATCCGTTTCGGAATGATTATCAAACTCTGCAAAGGGACCAAACTCTGAATCGCTGGGAGTCCCTGAATGATTATCCAGTTCATGGTCTATTTTTTTCTGAGCATTGGTTTGACTTCGCACTTGTTCACGCAAGTATTCAGCCACTTCAGTTTGATTGCTTGCCGTTGCTTTATTAACAGCTATTTTTAATGATTTCTTTTCCGGTGAATGGGTTGAACGTTCACATAAATAACGAACAATATCGGGTTTTTTATGTGTTACTGCTAAAATTAATGCCTTCTCAACAGTACGTTGGTTGAGCGCGCTCATTTCATAAGTACAGATACATTCAACACTATCCAGTTTTCCCATTTTCACTGCGAGCAAAAATGACTCTCTTATAGCCTGGTTACTTGGAGCATGCTGAGGTGAACGACATAATGCAATAAATAGTTCTACCTGGTCATTTTTCACAGTCTCCAGCAATGCTTGATTGACACCGTGCTGGGTCGGCTGATTTGGGGTAGTCATGGAGCAAAAAAATTGAACAGGTTCTCGTTTTCCTGCTTTTGCTGCCGCTACCAGCCCATGGTTTATTGAAGATTGGTTTGGTGGGTTAGGGGATAAATGACATAAATGACTGATAATGTCCATATGCCCGTAGATACTTGCTTGTGCTAAGGCTTCTCCAAGTAGTGCTGGGTGTAAGTGTTTAGGAGA
Encoded here:
- a CDS encoding DUF3540 domain-containing protein — its product is MLEPELTITGTQGELVKGKIKFFSDDEYHILIQGHLVNAQPAFSCVITPIVDDEVLLFKEANNYYILSIIHRPKPAPVTMKLGEHVSLIGEHHDLKLNAPHIHLVAQESINLSSSTQNIDCNQGAFSIKNASFNGDVLNFSYQSLNLMCQYIQTISDTINTQAIRLYQQINELEHQLVGHLRSIVQHSYRIDCEEMEIYAQGDAKIAAKQVQLG
- a CDS encoding PAAR-like domain-containing protein, translated to MTMACMIGGEVMTPGPIDVCKMPPRGTPNPFMNIGTWLMCVDFVPTVLINASPSCNTGTIIPESNGDQAGTMGGVLSGTFMALVTPLTGAFNVLLDGLPANNLGMTDTFSNDTNTMGIYSVPSQTDVIAL